From a region of the Constantimarinum furrinae genome:
- a CDS encoding TolB family protein, which yields MKNTLLIALLCLLISCKNNSETDKETHVNTTENTSEFNSGTSDSLIYPEEKHFKSIKQITFGGDNAEAYWSFDDKQIVFQSNNSEWGLECDQMFLMNVGETFKKSQPPMVSTGKGRTTCAYFLPDNKHFVYASTHLADENCPEVPLRKNGKYVWPVYDSFDIFVSDLQGNITAQLTTEPGYDAEATVSPKGDKIVFTSTRSGDLELYTMNIDGTEVKQITNELGYDGGAFFSPDGSKLIFRSSRPRTEAEIKEYKDLLAQGLVQPTEMELYICNADGSDLKQITNLGNANWSPFFHPSGKKILFSSNFEAERGFPFNLYMIDIDGKNLERVTHSETFDAFPVFSNDGKSLIFSSNRNNGGGRDTNLFIAEWQD from the coding sequence ATGAAAAATACACTGTTAATTGCCCTTCTGTGCCTGTTAATTTCATGTAAAAATAATTCAGAAACAGACAAAGAGACACATGTAAATACTACCGAAAATACTTCAGAATTTAATAGCGGGACTAGCGATAGCCTGATCTACCCGGAAGAGAAGCATTTCAAATCTATAAAGCAAATCACTTTTGGAGGTGATAATGCCGAAGCATACTGGAGTTTCGACGACAAACAGATCGTCTTCCAGTCCAACAATTCAGAATGGGGTCTGGAGTGTGATCAAATGTTCCTGATGAATGTTGGTGAGACCTTTAAAAAATCTCAACCACCCATGGTGAGTACAGGAAAAGGCCGAACCACCTGTGCCTATTTTCTACCCGATAATAAACATTTTGTATATGCATCGACCCATCTGGCCGATGAAAATTGTCCCGAAGTACCGCTTAGAAAGAACGGAAAATACGTCTGGCCGGTTTATGACTCTTTCGATATATTCGTTAGCGATCTTCAGGGAAACATCACTGCTCAGCTAACCACAGAGCCCGGTTATGATGCCGAAGCCACAGTTTCTCCCAAGGGCGACAAAATAGTATTTACCTCAACTCGTAGTGGTGATCTGGAATTATACACCATGAATATCGACGGTACAGAGGTAAAACAAATTACCAACGAACTGGGCTATGACGGTGGGGCCTTCTTTTCTCCGGATGGTTCGAAGTTGATCTTTAGATCATCGCGACCCAGGACCGAAGCCGAAATCAAAGAATACAAAGATCTGTTAGCTCAGGGTCTGGTACAACCCACCGAAATGGAGCTTTATATTTGTAATGCCGACGGAAGTGACCTGAAACAGATCACTAATCTCGGAAATGCCAACTGGAGCCCTTTCTTTCACCCAAGTGGAAAGAAGATCCTGTTTTCTAGTAACTTTGAAGCAGAACGCGGATTTCCTTTCAATCTTTACATGATAGATATCGATGGGAAGAATCTGGAGCGTGTTACTCACAGCGAAACATTTGATGCTTTTCCAGTATTCTCGAATGATGGAAAATCGTTGATCTTCTCATCTAACCGAAACAACGGAGGGGGTCGGGATACCAATCTCTTCATCGCCGAGTGGCAGGACTAA